The Coffea arabica cultivar ET-39 chromosome 8e, Coffea Arabica ET-39 HiFi, whole genome shotgun sequence genome window below encodes:
- the LOC140012744 gene encoding uncharacterized protein: MPYFQTHPIVVVTDQPLKQILFRPDMSGRMVKWVLELSEYDLDFQPRTTIKTQALADFIAEDNGRQFAENSFRNWCAELRIQQHFTFVGHSQANGQVKNVNRTILQRLKTRIGSIRIGWMDELPSIFWTYQTTPRTATQETLFVLTYGAEAVIPANIGLPSGRVQNFIAQGNEGKMRFNLDLLEQKREEAFIRIAKYKGQVARHYNARARHLSFKSGDLVL; encoded by the exons ATGCCATACTTCCAGACTCATCCTATCGTGGTGGTGACCGACCAGCCTTTGAAGCAGATCTTGTTCAGACCTGATATGTCAGGGAGGATGGTCAAGTGGGTTTTAGAACTGTCTGAATATGACCTTGATTTCCAGCCCCGGACAACCATCAAGACCCAGGCACTGGCTGATTTCATAGCGGAAG ATAACGGTCGCCAGTTCGCCGAAAATTCCTTCCGAAATTGGTGCGCCGAGCTCAGGATTCAGCAGCACTTCACTTTCGTGGGACACTCTCAAGCTAATGGTCAGGTGAAAAATGTCAACAGAACTATCCTGCAACGGTTAAAGACTCGAATAGGGTCTATACGAATTGGATGGATGGACGAACTGCCTAGCATATTCTGGACTTACCAAACTACACCTCGAACTGCCACCCAAGAAACtctatttgttttaacttatgggGCAGAAGCGGTTATTCCGGCAAACATTGGCTTACCATCAGGCAGGGTGCAGAACTTCATAGCCCAGGGAAATGAAGGTAAGATGCGGTTCAACTTGGACCTGCTCGAACAGAAGAGGGAAGAAGCATTCATAAGAATAGCCAAGTATAAGGGGCAGGTTGCGCGACACTATAACGCCAGGGCAAGACACCTCTCCTTCAAGTCAGGGGATCTGGTTCTATGA